Proteins encoded by one window of Lutibacter sp. A64:
- a CDS encoding sulfatase family protein: MKLKQYLNYPIVLFVLVLFFSCKQNTENLPPPNIVWLVSEDNSMHYLKMFNENGVETPNLENLAAEGLVYTHAFSNAAVCSAARSTIISGLYGPHLASHYHRKIEKVSMPQEVKMFPAYLKKAGYYTTNNSKEDYNIIKSNNVWDDSSKKASWRNREEGQPFFHVYNSGITHEGSLHFNKETFENKKTTTSLESFKIQPNHPNTELFKYTNALYRDKIVEMDTRMGKVINQLKEDGLYDSTFIFYYGDHGGVLPGSKGYLYETGLHVPMLVHVPKNYKNLVNNKLGSKVKGFVSFVDLAPTVLNLAGVEIPEALDGKPFLGENITAEEINNRDETFSYADRFDEKYDMVRAIRKGKYKYIRNYQPFNYDGLMNNYRYKQLAYKEWAKLYKEGKLNDVQAAFFKPKKTEMLFNVESDPFETNNLAENKEFETVLLQLRNNLNKHLLKMPDLSFYPEHFLINNAFDNPIKFGQEHKEAISKYMQIADLSLSDFDAVKQQINEALNSKDPWERYWGIIVCSNFGEKANEFTLKLKEIANSDVEPINKVRALEYMGLFLNENTLGEIAQVLYKSKDTAEALLILNSMVLLTDNEFGYNENYNFELLSKKITTNQDIKNRIEYLSNKKFNL; encoded by the coding sequence ATGAAACTAAAACAGTATTTAAATTATCCAATAGTACTATTTGTGCTTGTACTATTTTTTTCTTGTAAACAAAATACAGAAAACTTACCACCACCTAATATTGTTTGGTTAGTATCGGAAGATAATTCAATGCATTATCTTAAAATGTTTAATGAGAATGGTGTTGAAACTCCAAATCTTGAAAATTTAGCAGCTGAAGGATTGGTTTATACACATGCTTTTTCCAATGCTGCAGTATGTAGTGCTGCACGATCTACAATAATTTCGGGTTTATATGGACCTCATTTAGCATCTCACTATCATAGAAAAATTGAAAAAGTTTCAATGCCTCAAGAAGTGAAAATGTTTCCTGCATATTTAAAAAAAGCAGGTTATTATACTACAAATAATAGTAAAGAAGATTATAATATTATTAAATCGAATAATGTTTGGGACGATTCTTCAAAAAAAGCAAGTTGGAGAAATAGAGAAGAAGGACAGCCATTTTTCCATGTATATAACAGTGGAATTACTCATGAAGGAAGTCTTCATTTTAATAAAGAAACATTTGAAAATAAAAAAACGACTACAAGCTTAGAGTCATTTAAAATTCAACCAAACCATCCAAATACAGAATTGTTTAAATATACAAATGCCTTGTATAGAGATAAAATTGTTGAAATGGATACTCGTATGGGTAAAGTAATAAACCAATTAAAAGAAGATGGTTTATACGATTCTACTTTTATTTTTTATTATGGAGACCATGGAGGCGTATTGCCTGGAAGTAAAGGTTATTTATATGAAACAGGTTTACATGTTCCAATGTTGGTTCATGTTCCTAAAAATTATAAAAACTTAGTTAATAATAAATTAGGAAGTAAAGTTAAAGGCTTTGTAAGTTTTGTAGATTTAGCTCCAACAGTATTAAATTTAGCAGGAGTTGAAATTCCTGAAGCATTGGATGGTAAACCATTTTTAGGAGAAAATATAACGGCCGAAGAAATTAATAATAGAGACGAAACATTTAGTTATGCAGATAGATTTGATGAAAAGTACGATATGGTTCGAGCTATTAGAAAAGGTAAATATAAATATATAAGAAATTACCAGCCATTTAACTACGATGGTTTAATGAATAATTATCGTTACAAGCAATTGGCTTACAAAGAATGGGCTAAATTGTATAAAGAAGGTAAATTAAACGATGTACAAGCAGCATTTTTTAAACCTAAAAAAACAGAGATGCTTTTTAATGTTGAAAGCGATCCTTTTGAAACTAATAATTTAGCAGAAAATAAAGAGTTCGAAACAGTTTTACTTCAATTAAGAAATAACTTAAATAAGCACCTTTTAAAAATGCCAGATTTATCATTTTATCCAGAGCATTTTTTAATAAATAATGCATTTGATAATCCTATTAAATTTGGTCAAGAGCATAAAGAAGCTATTTCAAAATATATGCAAATAGCAGATTTAAGTTTATCAGATTTTGATGCTGTTAAACAGCAAATAAATGAGGCCTTAAATTCAAAAGACCCTTGGGAACGTTATTGGGGAATTATTGTTTGTAGCAATTTTGGAGAAAAAGCAAACGAATTTACATTAAAATTAAAAGAAATTGCAAACAGTGATGTAGAGCCAATTAATAAAGTGAGAGCTTTAGAGTATATGGGGTTATTTTTAAATGAAAATACATTGGGTGAAATTGCTCAAGTTCTCTATAAATCTAAAGATACTGCAGAAGCTTTATTAATATTAAATTCAATGGTTTTATTAACAGATAATGAGTTTGGCTATAATGAGAATTATAATTTTGAATTACTTTCAAAAAAAATAACAACGAATCAAGACATAAAAAATAGAATAGAATACTTGTCAAATAAAAAATTCAATTTATAA
- a CDS encoding arylsulfatase has product MNKISLMLLLLLVIAACKEKKIAINSKKAMPVGKSLNEKPNIILILADDLGKGLLSKNGQEIITTPNIDKLAEEGICFSNAYTNMLCAPSRASLITGIHDSHANKFDITSGGLYKKISAKTATLSEIEESINSVLKPIGEDEVFLGTVAQEAGYKTGQIGKLEWGFSATDAQMKRHGWDYYYGYLDHARAHGFYPPYLFENGKQVNIAGNLLPNSGKSKEPETPEAYRERHDMTGKKVYSQNLFMEKAFQFITENKDAPFFLYFPTQLPHGPVSIPEVHADFINDDRLTPIEKEYASMVKMLDDNVGQIMQKLKDEGIAENTIVIFASDNGHEIYYGQEGRVLKPYTNIKTGQRFDNLERKYYSDLAGDVFDGNDGQAGMKRSNLQGGITTPLIFNWPNKIKPGTTSDRLIANYDMLATIAEITGFNKPLNIDGISYYNELFGGETKTHEYVVYSSYSGPTLITNDGWKIRAILNKNVFEIYYLPDDYREENELSKQYPEKLKELKEKLLKACDGDFNNGLYSSKNSEIRIK; this is encoded by the coding sequence ATGAATAAAATTTCTTTAATGCTATTGCTGCTTTTGGTAATTGCAGCATGTAAAGAGAAGAAAATAGCTATTAATTCAAAAAAGGCCATGCCTGTTGGAAAAAGCTTAAATGAAAAGCCAAATATTATTTTAATTTTAGCTGATGATCTAGGAAAGGGCTTGCTAAGTAAAAATGGACAAGAGATTATAACCACTCCAAACATTGATAAATTAGCGGAAGAAGGTATTTGTTTTAGCAACGCCTATACAAATATGTTATGTGCACCATCCAGAGCATCTTTAATAACAGGTATTCATGACAGTCACGCAAACAAATTTGATATAACTTCTGGAGGTTTGTATAAAAAAATAAGTGCAAAAACAGCTACACTTAGTGAAATTGAAGAATCTATTAATAGTGTTTTAAAACCTATTGGTGAAGATGAAGTTTTTTTAGGAACAGTAGCACAAGAAGCGGGTTATAAAACAGGGCAAATTGGTAAATTAGAATGGGGTTTTTCAGCTACCGACGCACAAATGAAACGTCATGGATGGGATTATTATTACGGTTATTTAGACCATGCAAGAGCACACGGTTTTTATCCACCATATTTATTTGAAAATGGAAAACAAGTTAATATAGCAGGAAATTTACTACCAAATTCAGGTAAATCTAAAGAACCTGAAACGCCAGAAGCTTATAGAGAAAGACATGATATGACCGGTAAAAAGGTGTATTCTCAGAATTTATTTATGGAAAAAGCGTTTCAGTTTATAACTGAAAATAAAGATGCTCCTTTCTTTTTATACTTTCCAACCCAATTACCGCACGGACCTGTTTCAATTCCAGAAGTACATGCAGATTTTATAAACGATGATAGACTAACACCAATTGAAAAAGAATATGCATCAATGGTTAAAATGTTAGACGATAATGTTGGACAAATTATGCAAAAATTAAAAGATGAAGGGATTGCTGAAAATACAATTGTAATTTTTGCATCTGATAATGGGCACGAAATTTATTATGGACAAGAAGGACGTGTTTTAAAGCCATATACCAATATAAAAACAGGACAACGTTTCGATAATTTAGAACGTAAATATTACAGTGATTTAGCTGGAGATGTTTTTGATGGTAATGATGGACAAGCAGGGATGAAAAGAAGTAATTTACAAGGCGGTATTACTACTCCTTTAATTTTTAATTGGCCAAATAAAATTAAACCAGGTACTACAAGTGATAGATTGATTGCAAATTATGATATGTTAGCTACGATAGCTGAAATTACAGGGTTTAATAAACCTTTAAATATTGATGGGATTTCTTATTATAATGAACTTTTTGGAGGTGAAACAAAAACACATGAATATGTTGTTTATTCATCATATTCTGGACCAACTTTAATTACAAATGACGGATGGAAAATACGTGCTATTTTAAATAAAAATGTGTTTGAAATTTATTATTTACCAGATGATTATAGAGAAGAAAATGAGTTGTCTAAACAATATCCAGAAAAATTAAAGGAACTTAAAGAAAAATTATTAAAAGCTTGTGATGGAGATTTTAACAATGGACTTTATTCTTCAAAAAACAGTGAAATAAGAATTAAATAA
- a CDS encoding sulfatase-like hydrolase/transferase, which yields MKNIFLFILAIVLLSCTKSKNKTPEKQQSNIVFIFTDDQSYSTVHALGNKEIITPTMDSFVEAGTTFTHAYNMGSWSGAVCAASRAMMNTGRTVWRANKFRKNWTKKDSLELSWSKLMASQGYETYMTGKWHVDAPAAAIFDNTVHIRPGMPKDAWKGRKNFDAPLPNGYNRPLNENDNSWSPYDTSKGGFWEGGKHWSEVVKDDAIEFINQAKTKDTPFFMYLAFNAPHDPRQAPKEYVDMYPLESISTPKSFLPEYPYRNSIKNGDYLRDEMLAPMPRTEYAIKVHTQEYYASITHVDAQIGKIVEALKKSGKMDNTYIIFSADHGLAMGRHGFMGKQNLYDHSIRPPMIILGPDIPKNRKVDADVYLQDIMATSLELSGIEKPAYVEFNSFLDLAKAERNESHYDAIYGAYLKAQRMIRKDNFKLLVYPEINKVRLYNLKNDPEELNDIADNPIHQEKIKSLFKDLIQLQKELDDPLDLSKVYESLF from the coding sequence ATGAAAAATATATTTTTATTTATACTAGCAATTGTACTGTTAAGTTGTACAAAATCTAAAAATAAAACACCTGAAAAACAACAATCAAATATTGTTTTTATTTTTACAGATGATCAAAGTTATTCAACGGTTCATGCTCTAGGTAATAAAGAAATTATTACCCCTACAATGGATTCTTTTGTTGAAGCTGGTACAACATTTACACATGCGTATAATATGGGTTCATGGAGTGGTGCTGTATGTGCAGCGTCACGTGCAATGATGAATACTGGACGAACTGTTTGGAGAGCCAATAAATTCCGTAAAAATTGGACTAAAAAAGATTCTTTAGAACTTTCTTGGTCAAAATTAATGGCTTCTCAAGGTTATGAAACCTATATGACAGGAAAATGGCATGTTGATGCTCCTGCAGCTGCAATATTTGATAATACTGTTCACATACGTCCGGGAATGCCTAAAGATGCTTGGAAAGGGCGTAAAAATTTTGACGCGCCTTTACCTAACGGATATAATAGACCTTTAAATGAAAACGATAATTCTTGGAGTCCTTATGATACCTCAAAAGGAGGTTTTTGGGAAGGTGGAAAACATTGGAGTGAAGTTGTAAAAGATGATGCAATTGAATTTATAAATCAAGCTAAAACCAAAGACACTCCTTTCTTTATGTATTTAGCATTTAATGCGCCACACGACCCGAGACAAGCTCCAAAAGAATATGTAGATATGTATCCGTTAGAAAGTATTTCTACACCAAAAAGTTTTTTACCTGAATATCCTTATAGAAATTCAATCAAAAATGGAGATTATTTAAGAGATGAAATGTTGGCTCCAATGCCAAGAACAGAATATGCAATTAAAGTCCATACTCAAGAGTATTATGCAAGTATTACACATGTTGATGCCCAAATAGGAAAAATTGTAGAAGCATTAAAAAAATCGGGTAAAATGGATAATACCTATATTATTTTTTCAGCAGATCACGGATTGGCAATGGGACGCCATGGGTTTATGGGAAAACAAAATTTATACGATCATAGTATTCGTCCACCAATGATTATTTTAGGTCCAGACATTCCAAAAAATAGAAAAGTTGATGCCGATGTGTATTTACAAGATATTATGGCAACGTCTTTAGAACTTTCAGGAATTGAAAAACCTGCCTATGTTGAGTTTAATAGCTTTTTAGATTTAGCAAAAGCAGAAAGAAACGAAAGTCATTATGATGCTATTTATGGAGCTTATTTAAAAGCGCAAAGAATGATTAGAAAAGATAATTTTAAATTATTAGTATATCCTGAAATTAATAAAGTACGGTTGTATAATTTAAAAAATGATCCAGAAGAATTGAATGATATAGCAGACAATCCAATACATCAAGAAAAAATCAAAAGTTTATTTAAAGATTTAATTCAACTTCAAAAAGAACTGGATGATCCTTTAGACTTATCAAAAGTATATGAATCCTTATTTTAA
- a CDS encoding arylsulfatase yields MKFKIIVIIALFVISSCVKITAQNSTINNSKKPNIIYIMADDLGYGDLGINGQKKIKTPNIDKLASEGMLFTQHYAGSTVCMPSRASLLVGKHMGHNTVRGNPNWTSTGKAVNLLVEDVTVAEELKRAGYKTGIIGKWGLSEGGDDANLPLNQGFDYFYGYRNHGEAHHYYPDVLWENNKPFETGNIVMEKKGTFSHDSFVKKAKDFIKENKEDPFFLYLAFTIPHYELTVPENSKVPYKKLNWEERELKVKPNKGYQHDKDGHATYAGMVSRMDGDIGDLLKLLETLDIDENTIVVFTSDNGHEFDKNFFNSNGDFKGKKRDLYEGGIRIPFMVRWPGTIQPNSKTTHISAFWDFLPTVCDIAGIKPSDPTIDGISYLPTLLGKEQKKHDYLYWEFNEGKGPIQAVRKGDWKAVKYLEKSIELYNLSNDVGEAHNVAKMNPEIAEDMANLMKEARTENNNFPLEYHKRVLEKMNKQKQVKN; encoded by the coding sequence ATGAAATTCAAAATAATTGTAATAATTGCATTGTTTGTTATTTCCAGTTGTGTAAAAATTACAGCTCAAAATTCAACTATAAATAATTCAAAAAAACCTAATATAATCTATATAATGGCTGATGATTTAGGGTATGGAGATTTAGGTATAAACGGACAGAAGAAAATTAAGACTCCAAATATAGATAAACTGGCTTCTGAAGGAATGTTATTTACGCAACATTATGCTGGTTCTACAGTATGCATGCCTTCTAGGGCTTCTTTATTGGTAGGGAAACATATGGGACATAATACAGTGAGAGGAAATCCAAATTGGACTTCAACGGGAAAAGCTGTTAATTTATTAGTTGAAGATGTTACTGTTGCTGAAGAATTAAAAAGAGCGGGATATAAAACAGGGATTATTGGTAAATGGGGCCTGTCTGAAGGTGGTGATGATGCAAATTTACCTTTAAATCAAGGGTTTGATTATTTTTATGGTTACAGAAATCATGGAGAAGCACACCATTATTATCCTGATGTTTTATGGGAAAATAATAAGCCTTTTGAAACAGGTAACATTGTTATGGAAAAGAAAGGGACTTTTTCGCACGATTCATTTGTAAAAAAAGCCAAAGATTTTATTAAAGAAAATAAGGAAGATCCCTTCTTTTTATATTTAGCTTTTACAATTCCACATTACGAGCTTACAGTTCCAGAAAATTCGAAAGTGCCTTATAAAAAATTAAATTGGGAAGAACGTGAATTAAAGGTGAAACCAAATAAAGGCTATCAGCATGATAAGGATGGACATGCTACTTATGCAGGTATGGTTTCTCGTATGGACGGTGATATTGGTGATTTACTAAAGTTGTTAGAAACCTTAGACATAGATGAAAATACAATTGTAGTATTTACAAGTGATAATGGTCACGAGTTCGATAAAAATTTCTTTAACAGTAATGGCGATTTTAAAGGTAAAAAACGTGATTTGTACGAAGGTGGAATAAGAATTCCATTTATGGTGCGTTGGCCAGGAACAATTCAGCCAAATTCAAAAACAACACATATTTCCGCATTTTGGGATTTTTTACCAACTGTTTGTGATATTGCAGGAATAAAACCAAGCGACCCTACCATAGATGGTATTTCATATTTACCAACTTTATTGGGTAAAGAGCAAAAGAAACACGATTATTTATATTGGGAGTTTAATGAAGGGAAAGGTCCTATTCAAGCAGTAAGAAAAGGAGATTGGAAAGCAGTAAAATATCTTGAGAAATCTATAGAGCTTTATAATTTGTCTAATGATGTTGGAGAAGCTCATAATGTTGCAAAAATGAATCCTGAAATTGCAGAAGATATGGCTAATTTAATGAAGGAAGCTAGAACAGAAAATAATAACTTTCCATTAGAGTATCACAAAAGAGTATTAGAAAAAATGAATAAGCAAAAACAAGTTAAAAACTAA
- a CDS encoding sulfatase has translation MKNLFIIVLLIVFSFSCTTKKQDETTEKPNVIYINVDDLGWMDTETYGSSFYETPNISKLAEMGMMFTNGYASASNCAPSRACLISGQNTPRHGIYTVSNSDRGNKKTRKLISIKNTEILNDSVFTMAEMFKKAGYVTGTFGKWHLGEDPTTQGFDVNVGGALNGNPGSDGYFSPYNIKNIEDNTPNENLTDRLTSEAIKFIEKNKEKPFFVYLPFYAVHTPLSTTSLLEKKYTDKGGNKLQNKAVYAGMIETVDKNIGILLNTLEKLDLKNTLIVFTSDNGGIRAVSSQEPLRAGKGSYYEGGIRVPYIISWNGVVQPNSVSNTPISNLDFYPTFMDVVGVKLPNKILDGTSILPVLKGESITERALFFHFPIYLQSYAGKKDDARDPLFRTRPGSVIIEGNWKLHQYFEDEALELYNLSTDIGERTNLINANPEKARELLEKLDSWRNNTNAPIPTELNLDYDPNFVQKKKKK, from the coding sequence ATGAAAAACTTATTTATTATAGTATTGCTGATTGTCTTTTCTTTTTCTTGCACTACTAAAAAACAAGATGAAACTACCGAAAAACCTAATGTTATTTATATAAATGTAGATGATTTAGGTTGGATGGATACAGAAACTTATGGTAGTTCATTTTATGAAACTCCAAACATTTCTAAACTAGCTGAAATGGGTATGATGTTTACCAATGGTTATGCTTCTGCCTCAAATTGTGCTCCAAGTAGAGCTTGTTTAATAAGTGGGCAAAATACACCACGACACGGAATTTATACTGTTAGTAATTCAGATAGAGGAAATAAAAAAACGCGTAAATTAATATCAATAAAAAATACTGAAATATTGAATGATAGTGTGTTTACAATGGCAGAAATGTTTAAAAAAGCAGGCTATGTTACAGGAACTTTTGGTAAATGGCATTTAGGAGAAGACCCTACAACACAGGGGTTTGATGTAAATGTAGGTGGTGCTCTTAATGGAAACCCTGGATCTGATGGTTATTTTAGTCCATATAATATTAAAAACATTGAAGATAATACACCAAATGAAAATTTAACGGATAGACTTACTTCAGAAGCTATTAAGTTTATCGAAAAAAATAAGGAAAAGCCATTTTTTGTATACCTTCCTTTTTATGCTGTCCATACGCCTTTATCTACAACTTCATTATTAGAAAAAAAATATACAGATAAAGGAGGTAATAAACTTCAAAATAAAGCTGTTTATGCTGGAATGATAGAGACAGTAGATAAAAATATAGGCATTTTATTAAATACTTTAGAGAAGCTAGATTTAAAAAATACACTTATAGTATTTACGTCAGATAATGGAGGAATTAGAGCTGTTTCTTCTCAAGAACCATTAAGAGCAGGAAAAGGTTCTTATTATGAAGGAGGTATTAGAGTGCCATATATTATTAGCTGGAATGGAGTTGTACAACCAAATTCAGTTTCAAATACCCCAATTAGTAATCTTGATTTTTATCCAACTTTTATGGATGTGGTCGGTGTTAAATTACCAAATAAAATTTTGGATGGAACATCAATTTTACCAGTTTTAAAAGGAGAATCAATTACTGAAAGAGCCTTGTTTTTTCATTTTCCAATTTATTTACAATCCTATGCAGGAAAAAAAGATGATGCACGTGATCCTTTGTTTAGAACTCGTCCTGGTTCTGTTATTATTGAAGGTAATTGGAAGTTGCATCAATATTTTGAAGATGAAGCTTTAGAATTATACAACTTATCTACAGATATTGGAGAACGTACAAACCTTATTAACGCAAACCCAGAAAAGGCAAGAGAACTTTTAGAAAAATTAGATAGTTGGAGAAACAATACAAATGCTCCAATACCTACAGAATTAAATTTAGATTACGATCCTAATTTTGTTCAGAAAAAGAAAAAAAAATAG
- a CDS encoding glycoside hydrolase family 172 protein, with translation MRFFKKIQLISSALVLIFLFSCNNSKEIITTESLLKEMVNRTEQSRYPKVDFRLKQASSYNRASVDSLDIDGWFINHDFNSNNKDHNFIRIEENNQQKEWVLMDHNGPGAIVRTWMPFLNDSKPDTDIQIKIYLDGSETPIVEGNMLQLLNGDGLFPFPFAHKSLRSAVSFFPIAYAKSCKITTTGRPFFYQFTYREYPEGTNIKTFSKEDFESNKSLTVQIGEKLLNPVNTTEGQSVNLNVKIPASGEKTIELPNGAAAINMFTLKLSDYTNDDVMRSTIVKMNFDGKETVWCPIGDFFGSGIGLNPYKGWHNTVAEDGTMTTKWVMPYQKSASISIENLSEAVIDVELNAVVGDYKWDKRSMYFNAAWRGQYPVATRPYSDWNFISLKGRGVYIGDALTVMNPVKKWWGEGDEKIWVDGEDFPSIFGTGTEDYYGYSWGGKSTDFYEHPFHAQPQSNVYNKLNRKVTDERNTKGFSTEVRTRALDVMPFSSSLHFDMEIWSWTDCDMGYGVGLMWYGFEDVTSNRTPNAIEALNVPKLESID, from the coding sequence ATGAGATTTTTTAAAAAAATTCAGTTAATAAGTAGTGCTTTAGTGTTGATATTTTTATTCTCGTGTAATAATTCAAAAGAAATAATTACTACGGAAAGTTTGTTAAAAGAAATGGTTAACAGAACCGAGCAGTCGCGTTATCCAAAAGTAGATTTTAGGTTAAAACAAGCAAGTAGTTATAATCGTGCATCTGTAGATAGTTTAGATATCGATGGTTGGTTTATAAATCACGATTTTAACTCTAACAATAAAGACCATAATTTTATTCGTATTGAAGAAAACAATCAACAAAAAGAATGGGTATTAATGGATCATAATGGTCCTGGAGCTATTGTTAGAACTTGGATGCCTTTTTTAAATGATAGTAAGCCAGATACAGATATTCAAATTAAAATTTACTTAGATGGAAGTGAAACACCAATAGTAGAAGGCAATATGTTGCAATTATTAAATGGAGATGGTTTGTTTCCGTTTCCGTTTGCACATAAATCATTACGTTCTGCAGTTTCATTTTTTCCAATAGCGTATGCTAAAAGTTGTAAAATTACTACAACTGGACGTCCATTTTTTTATCAGTTTACATATCGTGAATATCCTGAAGGAACAAACATTAAAACATTTTCTAAAGAAGATTTTGAAAGCAATAAAAGTTTAACTGTACAAATAGGTGAAAAATTATTAAATCCAGTAAATACTACTGAAGGTCAATCGGTTAATTTAAATGTAAAAATACCAGCTTCTGGAGAAAAAACAATAGAGTTACCAAATGGAGCAGCGGCTATTAATATGTTTACACTTAAATTAAGTGATTATACTAATGATGACGTAATGAGATCTACCATTGTTAAAATGAATTTTGATGGAAAAGAAACTGTATGGTGTCCTATTGGAGATTTTTTTGGGTCAGGAATAGGTTTAAATCCTTATAAAGGTTGGCATAATACGGTTGCTGAAGATGGTACAATGACTACCAAATGGGTAATGCCTTATCAAAAATCGGCTAGTATAAGTATTGAAAACTTAAGTGAAGCTGTAATTGATGTTGAATTAAATGCAGTAGTAGGAGATTATAAATGGGATAAGCGAAGTATGTATTTTAACGCAGCATGGCGTGGTCAATATCCGGTTGCTACAAGACCATATTCCGACTGGAATTTTATATCATTAAAAGGACGAGGAGTTTATATTGGAGATGCATTAACAGTAATGAACCCTGTTAAAAAATGGTGGGGAGAAGGTGATGAAAAAATTTGGGTAGATGGAGAAGATTTTCCATCCATTTTTGGAACAGGAACAGAAGATTATTATGGTTATTCTTGGGGAGGTAAAAGCACCGATTTTTATGAGCACCCTTTTCATGCACAACCACAAAGTAACGTTTATAATAAATTAAATAGAAAAGTTACTGATGAGCGAAATACAAAAGGTTTTAGCACAGAAGTTAGAACTAGAGCTCTAGATGTAATGCCTTTTTCTTCTTCATTACACTTTGATATGGAAATTTGGAGCTGGACAGACTGTGATATGGGGTACGGAGTTGGACTAATGTGGTATGGTTTTGAGGATGTAACTTCAAATAGAACACCAAATGCAATTG